A stretch of Malus sylvestris chromosome 11, drMalSylv7.2, whole genome shotgun sequence DNA encodes these proteins:
- the LOC126590580 gene encoding uncharacterized protein At4g22758-like, translating to MATQQLRRPKTVPDMASFRNAVGTTASSMELRPKLTKLLLNVTIQGSVGAIQVVMSPELTVGDLVAAAVRQYGKEGCRLILPSVEPSLFDLHYSQFSLESLAREEKLMELGSRNFFLCPNAKAMGGGGGGGATTSSASCSKEAEKVSRNGFAWLKFMNFML from the exons ATGGCGACGCAGCAGCTTCGGAGGCCGAAAACGGTGCCGGACATGGCGTCGTTCAGGAACGCAGTGGGAACGACGGCGTCGTCGATGGAATTACGGCCGAAGCTGACGAAGCTGCTCCTCAACGTTACGATCCAGGGGAGCGTCGGGGCCATACAGGTCGTGATGTCGCCGGAACTGACGGTAGGAGATCTGGTCGCGGCGGCCGTGCGGCAATACGGGAAGGAAGGTTGCCGTCTGATCTTGCCTTCCGTCGAGCCGTCATTGTTCGACCTCCATTACTCGCAGTTCAGCTTAGAAA GTTTGGCTAGGGAGGAGAAGCTGATGGAGTTGGGATCCAGGAACTTCTTTCTGTGCCCTAACGCAAAAGCCATGGGCGGTGGAGGTGGCGGTGGAGCGACAACGTCGTCTGCGTCATGTTCAAAAGAGGCGGAGAAAGTTTCAAGGAATGGGTTTGCGTGGCTGAAGTTCATGAATTTCATGTTGTAG
- the LOC126590579 gene encoding uncharacterized protein At4g22758-like, with amino-acid sequence MPSPKSSSRRGQPEEKNRRPRPLSDRSSSFHGQFPEMATQQLRRPKTVPDMASFRNAVGTTASSMELRPKLTKLLLNVTIQGSVGAIQVVMSPELTVGDLVAAAVRQYGKEGRRPILPSVEPSLFDLHYSQFSLESLAREEKLMELGSRNFFLCPNAKAVGGGGGGGATASSASCSKEAEKVSRNGFAWLKFMNFML; translated from the exons ATGCCCAGCCCGAAGAGTTCTAGCCGGAGGGGGCAGCCGGAAGAGAAGAACCGCAGGCCGAGACCGCTCTCTGACAGATCGTCGTCGTTCCACGGCCAGTTTCCGGAGATGGCGACGCAGCAGCTTCGGAGGCCGAAAACGGTGCCGGACATGGCGTCGTTCAGGAACGCGGTGGGAACGACGGCGTCGTCGATGGAATTACGGCCGAAGCTGACGAAGCTGCTCCTCAACGTTACGATCCAGGGGAGCGTCGGGGCCATACAGGTCGTGATGTCGCCGGAACTGACGGTAGGAGATCTGGTCGCGGCGGCCGTGCGGCAATACGGGAAGGAAGGTCGCCGTCCAATCTTGCCTTCTGTCGAGCCGTCGTTGTTCGACCTCCATTACTCGCAGTTCAGCTTAGAAA GTTTGGCTAGGGAGGAGAAGCTGATGGAGTTGGGATCCAGGAACTTCTTTCTGTGCCCTAACGCAAAAGCCGTGGGCGGTGGAGGTGGCGGTGGAGCGACGGCGTCGTCCGCGTCATGTTCAAAAGAGGCGGAGAAAGTTTCAAGGAATGGGTTTGCGTGGCTGAAGTTCATGAATTTCATGTTGTAG